A genomic segment from Nicotiana sylvestris chromosome 1, ASM39365v2, whole genome shotgun sequence encodes:
- the LOC104224704 gene encoding probable F-box protein At3g61730, whose product MMLSATSKWFRSIIMEDSIWKYACLRDLQVPDPGKVSFKWINLYAAAFNGCHSYKFRQQEKHIDWMRIGAFSFDSQNALLTNNLILPLKIHKEKTTEKMLESNGCCVVRNIKSGIWIADLQLVRCPVCDLNTCDGTMQVLDARHIELFLSEGYQDGSWDYELLGSHDVKKQADGASAGIFDIKHLKDCSTSAVLNLKSWVGKPKDWQPKAMIAPYAVAVNTNLQENEGLHIKFHTMKSGKNGEIVSMRICEQLL is encoded by the exons ATGATGCTTTCAGCAACTAGCAAGTGGTTCCGTAGTATCATTATGGAGGACAGCATATGGAAATATGCATGCTTGCGAGACCTCCAGGTTCCCGATCCTGGAAAAGTATCTTTCAAATGGATCAACTTATATGCAGCAGCCTTTA ATGGATGCCACTCTTACAAGTTCCGCCAGCAGGAGAAGCATATTG ACTGGATGCGCATTGGAGCATTTTCCTTTGACTCGCAAAATGCACTCCTGACAAATAATTTGATCCTTCCCTTGAAAATCCATAAGGAGAAGACAACAGAGAAGATGTTGGAGTCAAATGGGTGCTGTGTGGTCAGAAATATCAAGAGTGGAATCTGGATTGCTG ATTTGCAGCTTGTTCGTTGTCCAGTCTGTGACCTCAACACATGTGATG GAACAATGCAGGTATTAGATGCAAGACATATTGAACTGTTCCTAAGTGAAGGATACCAGGATGGAAGCTGGGACTATGAATTGCTGGGTTCCCACGATGTGAAGAAGCAAGCTGATGGAGCATCTGCTGGTATATTTGATATCAAACATCTCAAAGACTGCTCAACTTCTG CTGTCCTTAATCTCAAGTCATGGGTAGGAAAGCCCAAGGATTGGCAACCAAAAGCTATGATAGCCCCTTATGCAGTTGCAGTCAACACAAATTTGCAAGAGAATGAAG GTCTTCACATAAAATTCCATACCATGAAGTCCGGGAAGAATGGTGAAATTGTTTCAATGAGAATATGTGAGCAGCTCCTGTGA
- the LOC104224705 gene encoding putative RING-H2 finger protein ATL21A has product MGNLKFIIFSCLLCSTVYARHDYPDFICGNNHFDIRFPFALEGQNFQNSGYPGFTLKCSNKGRVILSLPGAGDFYVRDIDYLTQQIQLYDPSNCLPKRLFNFNTYSPSSPFKAVSHRKYTFLTCSTNSVSSLFNVIGCLSNSTTSTLATSSTSLASQMTSLYNCSIMNTSSVPVSWTSQYETDFSTDLNNDLVLTWDEPNCQECEAKQGVCGFRNATSGEIQCFDSPGTGSNRGLQIAKFIALTLLIPAITCALGVSCYICLDYSRYSRAMAAVRNTAAAIQNATNRTTVAPQPAVTAGLDDSTIESYTKVVLGESRRVPGPNQMTCPICLAEYNPKETVKSIPECEHCFHAECIGEWLKINGTCPVCRNNPSPAHFSSL; this is encoded by the exons ATGGGCAATCTGAAATTCATCATTTTCTCTTGTCTCCTTTGTTCAACTGTTTATGCAAGACATGATTATCCGGATTTCATTTGTGGGAACAACCACTTTGACATACGATTCCCTTTTGCATTAGAAGGCCAGAACTTTCAGAACAGTGGCTATCCTGGTTTCACTCTTAAATGTAGCAATAAAGGCAGAGTAATTCTAAGTCTTCCAGGTGCAGGAGATTTTTATGTACGTGATATCGACTACCTCACCCAACAAATACAGCTCTACGATCCATCTAATTGCCTCCCAAAACGGCTGTTCAATTTCAACACTTATTCTCCTTCTTCACCTTTCAAAGCTGTTTCCCACCGAAAATATACTTTCTTGACCTGTTCAACAAATTCAGTTTCGTCTCTGTTCAATGTCATTGGTTGTCTAAGCAACTCCACCACTTCTACTTTAGCTACTTCTTCAACGAGTCTTGCAAGCCAAATGACAAGTTTGTATAACTGTAGCATAATGAACACTTCGTCTGTTCCTGTTTCTTGGACTTCTCAATACGAAACAGATTTTTCAACTGACCTTAATAACGATCTTGTGTTAACATGGGATGAACCAAACTGCCAAGAGTGTGAAGCAAAACAAGGTGTTTGTGGGTTCAGGAATGCCACTAGCGGAGAAATTCAATGCTTTGATAGTCCTGGGACAG GCAGCAACCGGGGTCTACAAATTGCCAAATTTATTGCATTAACCTTACTTATTCCAGCTATCACATGTGCATTGGGAGTATCATGTTACATCTGCTTGGATTATAGCCGATACAGCCGCGCCATGGCTGCAGTTCGGAACACCGCCGCTGCAATCCAGAACGCCACCAACAGAACAACCGTAGCACCACAACCGGCAGTGACCGCCGGCCTCGACGATTCGACAATCGAGTCCTACACAAAAGTAGTCCTTGGAGAGAGCAGGAGAGTTCCAGGGCCAAATCAAATGACTTGCCCAATATGCCTGGCGGAATACAATCCTAAAGAGACAGTTAAGAGCATACCTGAGTGTGAACATTGCTTCCACGCTGAATGTATTGGTGAATGGTTAAAGATTAATGGTACTTGTCCTGTTTGCAGAAACAATCCTTCTCCTGCTCATTTTAGTTCTTTATAA